A single genomic interval of Pseudomonas sp. FeN3W harbors:
- a CDS encoding PP2C family serine/threonine-protein phosphatase — protein MSATACSWRSVARTDTGKVRARNEDAFLDLPQTGLWAVADGMGGHQNGALASRLIVEQLADLSAAGDLPERVLALRRCLHELNRRLSQELTVTAARPDPVIGSTVVALLVEDDRAACIWAGDSRCYLWRGGRLYQLSRDHSLLQQLIDEQQLSPELAAKHPAAHALTRAIGASEKLELDILEFDVFPGDTLLLCSDGLHQSMSADALGAALSLPSTHLALERLFRQALKGPARDNISAVVIRR, from the coding sequence ATGAGCGCGACGGCATGCAGCTGGCGCAGCGTGGCGCGCACCGACACCGGCAAGGTGCGGGCGCGCAACGAGGATGCCTTCCTCGACCTGCCGCAGACGGGGCTGTGGGCCGTGGCCGACGGCATGGGCGGACACCAGAACGGCGCGCTGGCCAGTCGCTTGATCGTCGAACAGCTGGCCGATCTTTCCGCTGCGGGTGACCTGCCGGAGCGGGTGCTGGCGCTGCGGCGCTGCCTGCATGAATTGAATCGGCGGCTCAGCCAGGAACTGACGGTCACCGCCGCACGTCCTGACCCGGTGATCGGCAGCACCGTAGTCGCCCTCCTCGTGGAGGATGACCGTGCGGCATGCATCTGGGCCGGCGACAGCCGCTGTTATCTGTGGCGCGGCGGCCGTCTCTATCAGCTGTCACGCGACCACTCCTTGTTGCAGCAACTGATCGACGAGCAGCAGCTCAGCCCCGAGCTGGCCGCCAAACACCCGGCCGCCCATGCGCTGACCCGCGCCATCGGGGCCAGTGAAAAGCTGGAGCTGGACATACTCGAGTTCGACGTGTTTCCCGGCGACACGCTGTTGTTGTGTAGCGATGGGCTTCATCAAAGCATGTCCGCCGATGCCCTCGGTGCAGCACTCAGCCTGCCATCCACTCACCTGGCACTGGAACGGCTGTTTCGCCAGGCATTGAAGGGGCCGGCGCGGGACAACATCAGCGCCGTGGTGATCCGCCGATGA
- a CDS encoding serine/threonine-protein kinase: MNARQLQASDLTYFALASTAATPAAVEPKAVPGELPDVLGGRYRIERLLGVGGMGAVYRARDLLREQFGDPEPYVALKTLSEDFAEYPDASALLYSEYALTTRLSHRHVVRLYNFDIDPGSQRAFITLELLKGPTLDQLLCERPQGMAWSELQGIALPLLEALSYSHSLGVLHGDLKPSNVMLADDGLRLFDYGLGQSLEGLLPGLPRLCRTRFAAWTPRYAALELLDGSELTASADIYALACVLYELASGSHPFRRLSARQAKAMELDRALQRPPQLPAHCWPALRLALAFDEAQRSIDAAGLLHAFSRPVPSRWQRWFGHTHG, from the coding sequence ATGAACGCACGGCAACTGCAGGCCAGCGACCTCACCTACTTTGCCCTGGCGTCTACCGCGGCCACGCCTGCAGCGGTCGAACCGAAGGCAGTCCCCGGCGAGCTGCCGGACGTACTCGGCGGCCGCTACCGGATCGAACGCCTGCTCGGCGTCGGCGGCATGGGCGCGGTCTATCGCGCGCGTGACCTGCTGCGCGAACAGTTCGGCGATCCGGAACCCTACGTGGCACTGAAGACACTCAGCGAGGATTTCGCCGAATACCCCGACGCCAGCGCGCTGCTCTACAGCGAATACGCGCTGACCACACGCCTCAGCCATCGCCATGTGGTGCGTCTGTACAACTTCGACATCGACCCGGGCAGCCAGCGCGCCTTCATCACCCTGGAGCTGCTCAAGGGGCCAACCCTTGACCAGCTGCTGTGCGAGCGCCCGCAGGGCATGGCCTGGAGCGAACTGCAGGGCATCGCGTTGCCACTGCTGGAAGCGTTGAGCTATTCCCACAGCCTGGGCGTGCTGCATGGCGACCTGAAACCGAGCAACGTGATGCTCGCCGATGACGGCCTGCGCCTGTTCGACTACGGCCTCGGCCAATCGCTGGAAGGCCTGCTGCCCGGCCTGCCGCGTCTGTGCCGCACGCGTTTTGCGGCCTGGACGCCGCGCTATGCGGCACTGGAGCTGCTCGACGGCAGCGAGCTGACCGCCAGCGCCGATATCTACGCGCTGGCCTGCGTGCTCTACGAACTGGCCAGCGGCAGCCATCCGTTTCGCCGGCTCAGCGCCCGCCAGGCCAAGGCGATGGAACTGGACCGCGCCCTGCAACGACCGCCGCAACTGCCCGCGCACTGCTGGCCGGCACTGCGTCTGGCGCTGGCATTCGACGAGGCGCAGCGCAGCATCGATGCAGCGGGCCTGTTGCACGCCTTCAGCCGCCCCGTACCGAGCCGCTGGCAGCGCTGGTTCGGGCACACCCATGGATGA
- the tssM gene encoding type VI secretion system membrane subunit TssM has protein sequence MKTFFGKLGAILRRTWVWSLLLVLLLAVLVWFVGPLLAVNDHRFWESSSSRLLSISVLFLGWGLAMVFASWRASARKKRDAEDQDVQEQLRRDGLIGEEQQELRHRFKQALRTLKTSSLYRGRSEKWRSELPWYLLIGPQGSGKTSLLDFSGLDFPLNRSEQQRLTKDVSGTRYADWYFADHAVLIDTAGRYLSQPDAAVDGSAWDTLLGLLRKRRARPLNGVLVNLPVDQLLGGNELELENLARQTRQRLHEIHQRLNVDVPVYLVLSKADRILGFDEFFDQLSREESDQVLGASFRKEQNGSDAQVVREEFEELLRRLNSQVIMRMHQERDTQRRGRILDFPHQLGQIGERLSLFIELAFAGNRYQRASQLRGFYLTSAPQLREGLDPLTAGIGRQLGLASSALPTLRSGRARFINQLLSRVIFPEAELAGLDQREVRRIDWGQRALYAGAFGCLVLFGGAWALNFSSNHERLEQLRDIAQTLGGERKTIEAEDEALRTLKVLDGSYAATQVFPPRDDVSWLRRGGLYQGEAVDPTLHDAYRRDLETLLLPRVGRQLEAQIRANLNDREQLLGSLRAYLMLNLAERRDAAFLKDWLAADWSLRHGGNAVAQQGLNTHFSRLLEESFVPYQLNDSLVAKARAQLRSESLAAVVYRMLRDQARNLPDYRLNTQLGPQASLFVGGDYAIPGFYTQRGYNKLFVAQGAELVSEILRDNWVLGEGDSLSAKDLGRLLVEMEQLYFRDYATHWSEAIAQLNILPAGSAAEGAAQLAGLTAANSPLLQLLLAVRENTRFAGLADATAEAGDLADAAQNAGGKLGKAAKLATAAAEQAQAALLKNVPDTARKTLERRFAPLHQLLDENGATGPELTASLQALDALQLQLAALAHASAPEQAAFEMAKARMGGQRDAINQLRSSAARLPQPVGKWLGLLAEDSWSLVLSDAYHYLNQRYRNELYASYRGALRERYPFSAHSASDVALADFREFFKAQGLADSFFERYLKPFVSGSADQYQLRRVDGRGLPLSEQFLAQMSRAQTIRRSFFAENPNEPQILFKLEPYSLDSSLGRADFRFGNQQLEYRHGPIVQTAFRWPAEADDGRTSLVVEELGGRRVGIEKNTGPWSLFRLIDLMQVDYHSGRDVLMLKADLGGLRANYLLHAQRSPNPFDLALLRGFKLPAAL, from the coding sequence ATGAAGACGTTCTTCGGCAAACTCGGCGCCATACTGCGCCGAACCTGGGTCTGGAGCCTGCTGCTGGTCCTGCTGCTGGCGGTCCTGGTGTGGTTCGTCGGGCCGCTGCTGGCGGTGAATGACCATCGGTTCTGGGAGTCATCCAGCAGCCGCCTGCTGAGCATCAGCGTGCTGTTCCTCGGCTGGGGCCTGGCCATGGTCTTCGCCAGCTGGCGCGCCAGCGCGCGCAAGAAGCGCGACGCCGAGGACCAGGACGTTCAGGAGCAGCTGCGCCGCGACGGTCTGATCGGCGAGGAGCAACAGGAGTTGCGCCATCGCTTCAAGCAGGCGCTGCGTACCCTGAAGACCTCCAGCCTCTATCGTGGGCGCAGCGAGAAATGGCGCAGCGAGCTGCCCTGGTACCTGCTGATCGGCCCGCAGGGTAGCGGCAAGACCAGCCTGCTGGATTTCTCCGGGCTGGATTTCCCGCTCAACCGCAGCGAGCAGCAGCGCCTGACCAAGGATGTCTCCGGCACCCGCTATGCCGACTGGTATTTCGCCGATCATGCGGTGCTGATCGACACCGCCGGCCGCTATCTGTCCCAGCCCGACGCAGCCGTCGACGGCAGCGCCTGGGACACCCTGCTCGGCCTGCTGCGCAAGCGTCGCGCACGACCGCTCAACGGCGTGCTGGTCAACCTGCCGGTGGACCAGCTGCTAGGCGGCAATGAACTGGAGCTGGAAAACCTCGCCCGCCAGACCCGCCAGCGCCTGCACGAGATCCATCAGCGTCTGAACGTCGACGTGCCGGTCTACCTGGTGCTGAGCAAGGCCGATCGGATTCTCGGTTTCGACGAGTTCTTCGATCAGCTGTCCCGCGAGGAAAGCGATCAGGTACTCGGTGCAAGCTTCCGTAAGGAGCAGAACGGCAGCGATGCGCAGGTGGTGCGCGAGGAGTTCGAGGAACTGCTGCGCCGGCTGAACAGCCAGGTAATCATGCGCATGCACCAGGAACGCGATACCCAGCGCCGCGGCCGCATTCTCGACTTCCCGCATCAGCTGGGGCAGATCGGCGAGCGTCTGAGCCTGTTCATCGAACTGGCCTTCGCCGGCAACCGTTACCAGCGTGCCAGCCAACTGCGTGGCTTCTACCTGACCAGCGCGCCACAGCTGCGCGAGGGTCTCGACCCGCTCACCGCCGGCATTGGCCGCCAGCTCGGCCTGGCCAGTAGTGCGCTACCGACCTTGCGCAGCGGCCGCGCGCGCTTCATCAATCAGCTGCTCAGCCGAGTGATCTTTCCCGAAGCCGAACTGGCGGGCCTCGACCAGCGCGAGGTCCGCCGCATCGACTGGGGCCAACGCGCGCTTTATGCCGGCGCCTTCGGTTGCCTGGTGCTGTTCGGCGGCGCCTGGGCACTGAACTTCTCCAGCAACCACGAGCGCCTCGAACAGCTGCGGGACATCGCCCAGACGCTGGGCGGCGAACGCAAGACCATCGAGGCAGAAGACGAAGCACTGCGCACCCTCAAGGTGCTGGATGGCAGCTACGCGGCAACCCAGGTCTTTCCGCCCAGGGACGATGTGTCCTGGCTGCGCCGCGGTGGCCTGTACCAGGGCGAGGCGGTCGATCCGACATTGCACGACGCCTACCGCCGCGATCTGGAAACGCTGCTGCTGCCACGTGTCGGCCGTCAGTTGGAAGCACAGATTCGCGCCAACCTGAACGACCGCGAACAACTGCTCGGCAGCCTGCGCGCGTACCTCATGCTGAACCTGGCCGAACGCCGTGATGCGGCCTTTCTCAAGGACTGGCTGGCCGCCGACTGGTCGCTGCGTCATGGCGGCAACGCGGTTGCCCAACAAGGCCTGAACACCCATTTTTCCCGCCTGCTGGAGGAGTCGTTCGTGCCCTATCAGCTGAACGACAGTCTGGTGGCCAAGGCCCGTGCCCAGCTGCGCAGCGAATCGCTGGCGGCAGTGGTATACCGCATGCTGCGCGATCAGGCGCGCAACCTTCCCGACTATCGACTGAACACGCAGCTCGGTCCGCAGGCGTCCCTGTTCGTCGGTGGCGACTATGCGATTCCCGGCTTCTACACCCAGCGCGGCTATAACAAGCTGTTCGTCGCCCAGGGCGCCGAGCTGGTTAGCGAGATCCTGCGCGACAACTGGGTGCTGGGCGAAGGTGACAGCCTCAGCGCCAAGGACCTCGGCCGCCTGTTGGTGGAAATGGAGCAGCTGTACTTCCGCGACTACGCCACGCACTGGAGCGAGGCGATCGCTCAGCTGAACATCCTCCCGGCCGGTAGTGCGGCCGAGGGTGCCGCGCAGCTCGCCGGGCTCACCGCAGCCAACTCGCCGCTGCTGCAACTGCTGCTGGCGGTGCGGGAAAACACCCGCTTTGCCGGTCTCGCCGACGCGACTGCGGAGGCCGGCGACCTGGCCGATGCCGCCCAGAACGCTGGCGGCAAGCTTGGCAAAGCGGCCAAACTGGCCACCGCCGCGGCGGAACAGGCACAAGCTGCGCTGCTGAAGAATGTACCGGACACCGCACGCAAGACCCTCGAACGCCGCTTCGCGCCGCTGCACCAGCTGCTCGACGAAAACGGCGCGACTGGCCCGGAGCTGACGGCAAGCCTGCAGGCACTCGACGCCCTGCAATTGCAGCTGGCCGCGCTGGCCCACGCCAGCGCACCGGAACAGGCTGCCTTCGAGATGGCCAAGGCGCGCATGGGCGGCCAGCGCGACGCCATCAACCAGCTGCGCAGCAGTGCTGCTCGGCTGCCGCAACCGGTCGGCAAGTGGCTTGGTCTGCTGGCCGAGGACAGCTGGTCGCTGGTCCTCAGCGACGCCTATCACTATCTCAACCAGCGCTATCGCAACGAGCTCTACGCCAGCTACCGCGGTGCCCTGCGCGAGCGCTATCCGTTCAGTGCCCACAGCGCCAGCGACGTCGCCCTCGCCGACTTCCGCGAGTTCTTCAAGGCCCAGGGCCTGGCGGACAGCTTCTTCGAGCGCTACCTCAAGCCCTTCGTCAGCGGCAGCGCCGACCAGTACCAGCTGCGCCGCGTCGACGGCCGCGGCCTGCCGCTGTCCGAGCAATTCCTTGCGCAGATGAGCCGGGCGCAGACCATTCGCCGCAGCTTCTTCGCCGAGAACCCCAACGAACCGCAGATCCTGTTCAAGCTCGAACCCTATTCGCTGGATTCGAGCCTCGGCCGCGCCGATTTCCGCTTCGGCAACCAACAGCTGGAATACCGCCACGGCCCGATCGTGCAGACCGCCTTCCGCTGGCCGGCCGAAGCCGACGATGGGCGCACCAGCCTGGTAGTGGAAGAACTCGGCGGCCGCCGCGTCGGCATCGAGAAGAACACCGGGCCCTGGTCGCTGTTCCGCCTGATCGATCTGATGCAAGTGGATTACCACAGCGGCCGCGACGTGCTGATGCTCAAGGCCGATCTCGGCGGCCTGCGCGCCAACTACCTGCTGCACGCCCAGCGCTCGCCGAATCCGTTCGACCTCGCACTGTTGCGCGGCTTCAAGCTGCCGGCGGCACTGTGA